The following proteins are co-located in the Polymorphospora rubra genome:
- the sodN gene encoding superoxide dismutase, Ni, with the protein MRLPRILTPRTVVSAHCDLPCGVYDPAQARIEAESIKGIVEKYQANEDPEFRTRALIIKEQRAELVKHHLWVLWTDYFKAPHFEKYPHLHQLFNETTKLAGATGAKGSTDLAKADELLQKIDEIAKIFWETKQA; encoded by the coding sequence ATGCGACTTCCACGCATTCTTACCCCGCGCACCGTCGTCAGCGCGCACTGCGACCTGCCGTGCGGTGTCTACGACCCGGCCCAGGCCCGCATCGAGGCCGAGTCGATCAAGGGCATCGTCGAGAAGTACCAGGCGAACGAGGACCCGGAGTTCCGCACCCGGGCGCTCATCATCAAGGAGCAGCGCGCCGAGCTCGTCAAGCACCACCTGTGGGTGCTGTGGACCGACTACTTCAAGGCGCCGCACTTCGAGAAGTACCCGCACCTGCACCAGCTCTTCAACGAGACCACCAAGCTGGCCGGCGCGACCGGCGCCAAGGGCTCGACCGACCTGGCCAAGGCCGACGAGCTGCTCCAGAAGATCGACGAGATCGCGAAGATCTTCTGGGAGACCAAGCAGGCGTGA
- a CDS encoding N-acetyltransferase family protein → MTGVPSGPTVRPARPSDVPAVVAMVHELAEYERAPELCHLTEAQLSAALFGARPALFGHVAVGTDDEPVGYALWFLNFSTWEGVHGVYLEDLYVRPAVRGTGAGRLLLSTLAGICVARGYARLEWWVLNWNPARDFYHAIGAGPMEEWVPYRLTGPALAALAAAVTPPPTEPE, encoded by the coding sequence GTGACCGGAGTTCCATCCGGCCCGACGGTACGGCCGGCGCGTCCCAGTGACGTGCCGGCCGTCGTCGCGATGGTGCACGAACTCGCCGAGTACGAACGTGCCCCGGAGCTGTGTCATCTGACCGAGGCGCAACTGTCGGCCGCGCTGTTCGGCGCCCGGCCGGCACTGTTCGGTCACGTGGCGGTCGGCACCGACGACGAACCGGTCGGCTACGCCCTGTGGTTCCTCAACTTCTCCACGTGGGAGGGCGTGCACGGCGTCTATCTCGAGGACCTCTACGTACGGCCGGCGGTCCGGGGCACCGGCGCGGGCCGGCTGCTCCTGTCGACGCTGGCCGGCATCTGCGTCGCGCGCGGCTACGCCCGGCTGGAGTGGTGGGTACTCAACTGGAACCCGGCCCGCGACTTCTACCACGCGATCGGCGCGGGGCCGATGGAGGAGTGGGTGCCCTACCGGCTGACCGGTCCGGCGCTCG